The genomic window GCCAATCCGTGCCGCAACCCGGACATTGATCTTAAAATACGACCGATCTGCGGCGGACCCGTGCCAGGGCCAAGGCATCCCTGTGCTCTTTTCACACGGAACATCAGAGAAAACTGCCGCGCAGGGCCTGATACACAACCGCCGTGGCCGCATTGGCCAGGTTCAGCGATCGGATATGCGGGCTTCTCATCGGCAGATGAAAGATACGATCGCCCATGTCTTCCAGTATTTCAGCCTGCAAGCCCTTGGTTTCCCGCCCGAATATCAGATAGGCATCCTCCGGGTAGTCCGGGTCATAAACCGATTGCGCCCCGTCATTTTCGAAGAAGAACAACTGCTCGCGGCGCGGGTGCCGCGCCTCAAGAAAACCGGGCCAGCTGTCATATTCGCTGAGCCGCACATGCTGCCAGTAATCCAGCCCGGCCCGGCGCACGGATTTCTCTGAAATATCGAACCCGTAGGGCTTGATCAGGATCAGTTCCAGATCCAGCGCCACGCAGGTGCGCCCGATGGTGCCGGTATTGCCGGGGATTTCAGGCGTGACAAGCACGACCTTCATCCCGCCGCTGTCAGACATTCGGTTTGCCTTCCAGCCCCAGAATGCGCCTTGTGGTGGTCCAGATCGCAGGCAGGCGCGGGGGGCTGGCCAGATCGGCCAGAACCTCCTCTTTCATCGGGCCCGACAGATGGGTCTCGGCAAAACCCCGCCCCCAGTTCAGCAGCGCCGGGCCATCCTCGGGGCGCAGGCGCACCGCGCTGCCGATCAGGCCCACAATCGTTCCGGCGGGGGAATACCATTCATCCTGAATAGCACGGATTTTTCCGGGCAGGACCGGGCCGACACGCCGGATCAGAGGTGATTCCGAAAACCGCAGCAGCAGTTTGCCCATCTCCGCCCGGTTATAACCGATCAGCGGCGGGAATGTATCGAAGAAGACCGGCCCGTCAGGACCGATTGCAAAATTGCGGATCGACGGATGATAGCCGATACGCTCTGGCCGGTCCGCAACCGCGCTCCAGAACGCCGCGATGCTGATCGCCGCCTGATCCAGCAGGACAATCGCGCGGTCTATATCGGCAGCCAGCAGCATGTCACGCAACATTGTCTGCGGCGGCAGGGCCTGTTGCACAATGACCGGGCGCTGAAACCCGGCCTCCTCCAACAGCAGGAACCGCGTCTCGGGCAGGTCAACGCCTGCTTCGCGCAGGCAGGTGACATAGGCCTCATGACGTGTTGCCAGCAACGCCAGCACGTCCCGGTCACGACCACCGCGATAGGTTTTGATGACCTTATCGGCAAGCGGGCCGGAAGACGGGCGGAAGGGCGCACAGAAATATCCCAGCCGGCTGACCGGCTCACCGCTTTCGGCCAGGGCGTCACGCACCGCGCGGCTGAAATCATTGTCATTCATATCGGCCCCTTCCATTGTCGATGTGGTTAGGGCGCGGCGCCTTCATGCGCAAGGCTATAGCGAAATCGTTTTATTCTGCACCATCGCTTGTCGAAATTTGCTGCCTGGCATCAGGGATTTCAACGCGTTATGTTACA from Rhodophyticola sp. CCM32 includes these protein-coding regions:
- a CDS encoding tRNA (cytidine(34)-2'-O)-methyltransferase; translated protein: MSDSGGMKVVLVTPEIPGNTGTIGRTCVALDLELILIKPYGFDISEKSVRRAGLDYWQHVRLSEYDSWPGFLEARHPRREQLFFFENDGAQSVYDPDYPEDAYLIFGRETKGLQAEILEDMGDRIFHLPMRSPHIRSLNLANAATAVVYQALRGSFL
- a CDS encoding DUF6206 family protein: MNDNDFSRAVRDALAESGEPVSRLGYFCAPFRPSSGPLADKVIKTYRGGRDRDVLALLATRHEAYVTCLREAGVDLPETRFLLLEEAGFQRPVIVQQALPPQTMLRDMLLAADIDRAIVLLDQAAISIAAFWSAVADRPERIGYHPSIRNFAIGPDGPVFFDTFPPLIGYNRAEMGKLLLRFSESPLIRRVGPVLPGKIRAIQDEWYSPAGTIVGLIGSAVRLRPEDGPALLNWGRGFAETHLSGPMKEEVLADLASPPRLPAIWTTTRRILGLEGKPNV